The following proteins come from a genomic window of Gadus morhua chromosome 11, gadMor3.0, whole genome shotgun sequence:
- the si:dkey-193c22.1 gene encoding probable isoprenylcysteine alpha-carbonyl methylesterase ICMEL2: MASLKHRISMPVVAGVLLVGVPYSISLAAQWLYGWPNKPGCRKYIEALRPRRIYCLTRAVLETLKYLQYGKLYFQWKLWYQNDENRKHYEKGITFGRRSNKMDLYYSPQGARVAGDKPVPLVVFIYGGAWGSGDRSIYCLLARRMAEELGATVACPDYVTYPKGNVLCMVQDITDCLVWARENDKKYNFDKDNIVLVGHSAGAHLSALAILFLIDCRDELFVEAGMQRNIAKAIKGLIGLSGVYNIVDHYEHEQMRAVEYVSTMHKAMNGVHNFPYYSPEHILNTFSQDKLERIPPISLIHGTNDIIVPAESSIKFSQLLTSLCVKTALYILPNIDHTEIVTDLMVPDRHFYHAVYSCIKQEYNKLIGVC, translated from the exons AT GGCATCTCTCAAACATCGCATTTCAATGCCCGTGGTAGCGGGCGTGCTGCTGGTCGGTGTACCCTATTCAATCTCCTTAGCGGCCCAGTGGCTGTACGGTTGGCCAAATAAGCCCGGCTGTAGAAAATACATAGAGGCTCTGAGACCCAG GCGAATCTACTGCCTGACCAGAGCTGTGCTCGAAACACTAAAATACCTACAGTACGGAAAACTGTACTTCCAGTGGAAGTTATGGTACCAGAACGATGAGAACCGGAAACATTATGAGAAG GGCATCACCTTCGGGCGCCGAAGCAACAAGATGGACCTGTACTACAGCCCCCAAGGGGCCAGGGTGGCCGGGGACAAGCCGGTTCCCCTGGTGGTGTTCATCTACGGCGGGGCTTGGGGATCTGGGGACCGGTCCATCTACTGTCTGCTGGCCAGGCGGATGGCTGAGGAGCTGGGTGCCACTGTGGCGTGCCCCGACTACGTCACCTACCCAAAG GGGAATGTTTTGTGCATGGTCCAAGATATCACGGACTGTCTAGTTTGGGCACGAGAGAACGACAAAAAGTACAACTTTGACAAG GACAACATAGTGTTGGTGGGGCACTCTGCGGGCGCTCATCTGTCGGCCCTGGCCATCCTGTTCCTCATCGACTGCAGAGACGAGCTCTTCGTCGAAGCAGGCATGCAGCGGAACATCGCCAAGGCGATCAAAGGACTCATTG GTCTGAGCGGCGTATACAACATCGTGGATCACTATGAGCATGAGCAAATGCGAGCGGTGGAATACGTGTCCACCATGCATAAAGCTATGAATGGAGTCCACAACTTCCCTTACTACTCGCCAGAGCACATCCTCAACACATTCAGCCAAGACAAGCTGGAGAG AATTCCGCCAATCAGCCTCATCCACGGAACCAATGACATCATCGTTCCTGCCGAATCGTCCATCAAGTTCTCCCAGCTCCTGACGTCTCTCTGTGTGAAGACAGCCCTCTACATACTGCCAAATATCGACCACACCGAGATCGTCACCGACCTCATGGTGCCTGACCGGCACTTTTACCACGCTGTCTACAGCTGCATCAAGCAGGAGTACAACAAACTCATTGGTGTCTGCTGA